A stretch of DNA from Sulfurovum sp. TSL6:
TTTTCTCCATACCTAAATTACTTCAGATAATACTAAAAATTACAAAAAATTATATATAATTAAAAAAATTACTTTCTGTAACTTAAAAGTCTTTTTTATCAAGTAAATACAGATTAATCAATATATTTTCATTGCCATTTAAGTGATTGTGGACTAGAATTGTTCGTATTTTTACAAATATAGGACATAAACAGGGGAGTGTATATGAAGAAAATCGTAATGCTTGTAGTACTGTTGTTAACTGTACTGCAAGCAGAGTCTTTAGGTGTAAATGAAAAGTTAGGTGAATATGTTCCACTTGATTTAACATTTATAGACGAAGACGGTAAAAGTAGAACACTCAAAGAGTATATGGATGGGAAACCAACGATCATCTCTTTGAACTACTTTAGATGTGCAGGTATCTGTACACCACAACTAGAAGATATGGCAAAAATGCTGTCTAAACTTGACTTGGCTGAAAATACTGACTACAAAGCATTGACTATCAGTTTTGCACCGGATGAAACACCGCCTTTAGCAAAAGCGAAAAGAAAAACGATGCTACACGTAATGGATAGACCATACGTACAGGATGCTTGGCACTTTTTACTGAGTGAAAACAACTCTTCAGCTATTTTGGCTGACAAAGTTGGATTTACCTATAAAAAGGAAGTATCTAAAGCAGGTGTAGTTGAGTGGATTCATGCTGCGACATTGATCATCATTTCACCAGAAGGGAAGATCACACGTTACCTTAATGGTATCGAACAACTTCCTTTTGATGTGAAAATGGCAGTGTTGGAGTCAGCACAAGGAAAGGTTGGACCGACCATAGCTAAAACATTACTGTACTGTTTTTCATACGACCCAAAAGGTAAAACTTATGTTTTTGCCTGGGAGAAGATAGCAGCAACAGTGATATTAACGATTACAATTATCTTTTTTATCTGGCTTATCAAAGCAGGAAGAAGAGATCAAGAAGAACATCAAAATCAAAGGAGAGACTTAGATGAGTAAAACTTATTTCGACGAAACACACTGTGCCATTGGGCACCCTAAAAGTACATTCATGCAGTGGATGCTTACTATTGACCATAAAAGAATTGGTATTATGTATGCAGCTGTGATGTTTGTATTCTTTTTTGTAGCTGTATTTACAGCATTTGCAATGAGACTAGAGTTGTTTGCACCAGGCGGACAATATATGGATGGAGACACATTTAACCAGGCATTTACACTTCACGGTGTAATTATGATCTTTCTATTTATTATCCCGGGAATTCCTGCGGTATTTGGAAACATTGTTATGCCACTTATGATCGGTGCGAAAGATGTATCTTTCCCAAGATTGAACTGGTTTACATTTTGGCTTTACATTGCGGGTTGTTGTATTGCACTTGCATCACTATTTATTGGTGAAGGTGTAGCAGATACAGGGTGGACATTCTATGCTCCATATTCAATGAACACAGGAACAAACGTTATTATGGCGCTTGTAGCTGCATTCGTTCTTGGTTTTGCATCAATTCTTACGGGACTTAACTTCCTTGTTACTATTCACAGACTTAGAGCACCAGGTATGACTTTCTTTAAAATGCCACTGTTTGTATGGGGTATCTATGCAACAGCATGGATCCAACTTCTTGCTACACCAGTTGTTGGTATTACACTTGTGCTTGCTATTTTAGAAAAGTATTTTGGTATTGGTATCTTTGATCCAGCTAAAGGGGGAGACCCTGTATTGTTCCAGCATTTATTCTGGATCTACTCTCACCCGGCTGTTTATCTTATGATTCTTCCAGCATTTGGTATTATGTCTGAAATCATTCCTACTTTCTCAAGAAAAGAGGTATTCGGATATAGAACTATCGCTCTTTCTTCAGCGTCAATTGCAGGTATTGGTTACCTTGTATGGGGTCACCACCTTTATACATCAGGTATGTCAGATATTGCTAAAACAGTATTTTCATTCTTAACGTTCTTTGTTGCTATTCCAACAGGTGTTAAGTTCTATGACTGGGTTGCTACAATGTATCAAGGAAAGATCGTTCTTTCTACACCAATGATCTGGGCACTAGGAACAATTATCACATTTGCTATCGGTGGTATTACTGGAATTACTATTACAATGATCGGTATGGATGTACACTTACAAGATACGTACTACACAGTTGCACACTTCCATTACGCAATTCTTGGTGGGGTTGTATTCTTGATGTTTGCTGGGATGCACTATTGGTTCCCGCTGATTACAGGTAAAATGTATAATGAAACAAAAGCAAAAATTGCTTTCTATCTTAATTTTATTGGATTCAACCTTCTGTGGTTCCCAATGTTCATCGCTGGTTACTATGGTATGCCAAGACGTTATTTTGACTACTTGCCAGAATTTGAAATTTATCACCAAATCTCATTTATAGGAGCAGTTATCTTTATCTCTGGTCTTATCTATATGTTCTGGGTATTCTTTAAAGGCTGGACTAAAGGTGAGGCAACTACGCCGAATCCATGGAATGCTACAACACTTGAGTGGCACTTACCAACATCACCACCACCACTAGATAACCACTCTAAAGTGCCATATGTTGATTTTGATCCATATGAGTATAAACATGGTGAGCCAGTGGTTAAATTTAATTATGAAACGATGCAAAGGATAGACTAATGGGACACGAATACGTACCTGAAATCGCGATCGATCGTGATGGGAATGAACATGAAGTACAAGGTTGGCAAGGTGATTTTTACGGCGGGAAACTAGGTTTCTGGCTGTTCATGCTTA
This window harbors:
- a CDS encoding SCO family protein, with the protein product MKKIVMLVVLLLTVLQAESLGVNEKLGEYVPLDLTFIDEDGKSRTLKEYMDGKPTIISLNYFRCAGICTPQLEDMAKMLSKLDLAENTDYKALTISFAPDETPPLAKAKRKTMLHVMDRPYVQDAWHFLLSENNSSAILADKVGFTYKKEVSKAGVVEWIHAATLIIISPEGKITRYLNGIEQLPFDVKMAVLESAQGKVGPTIAKTLLYCFSYDPKGKTYVFAWEKIAATVILTITIIFFIWLIKAGRRDQEEHQNQRRDLDE
- a CDS encoding cbb3-type cytochrome c oxidase subunit I, yielding MSKTYFDETHCAIGHPKSTFMQWMLTIDHKRIGIMYAAVMFVFFFVAVFTAFAMRLELFAPGGQYMDGDTFNQAFTLHGVIMIFLFIIPGIPAVFGNIVMPLMIGAKDVSFPRLNWFTFWLYIAGCCIALASLFIGEGVADTGWTFYAPYSMNTGTNVIMALVAAFVLGFASILTGLNFLVTIHRLRAPGMTFFKMPLFVWGIYATAWIQLLATPVVGITLVLAILEKYFGIGIFDPAKGGDPVLFQHLFWIYSHPAVYLMILPAFGIMSEIIPTFSRKEVFGYRTIALSSASIAGIGYLVWGHHLYTSGMSDIAKTVFSFLTFFVAIPTGVKFYDWVATMYQGKIVLSTPMIWALGTIITFAIGGITGITITMIGMDVHLQDTYYTVAHFHYAILGGVVFLMFAGMHYWFPLITGKMYNETKAKIAFYLNFIGFNLLWFPMFIAGYYGMPRRYFDYLPEFEIYHQISFIGAVIFISGLIYMFWVFFKGWTKGEATTPNPWNATTLEWHLPTSPPPLDNHSKVPYVDFDPYEYKHGEPVVKFNYETMQRID